In Desulfovibrio inopinatus DSM 10711, a genomic segment contains:
- the gspE gene encoding type II secretion system ATPase GspE, translated as MTLWNELKERLPLGRTTRTPSTSILAEPLSLPDIEMHILDAAGFNAADKGQALTAGRDTTDDANHLFVRHKKLDEALIQQSLAEALQLEIVNVIEDEAIDQELVLGIPLVFLRQMHIFPFRRGSAVLAAMADPLHVEALDDVRRLLEMPSIAPVITPSEEILSAIERAHGQDSGTTDDLVDDFEDDLAANIEDATNEDLLDESSSAPVIRLVNQILAQAVKSLASDIHIEPYKSDLKIRFRLDGVLYNMHTLPKRLHAAVVSRLKIMSRLNIAEKRLPQDGRIEVRLGNRLIDLRVSIFPTAEGERIVMRLLEKNSRVLSLEELGLGPDHFAQIRRLVTLPNGVILVTGPTGSGKTTTLYAALSSINSPDKNILTIEDPVEYKLEGVGQMQVNDKIDLTFAKGLRSMVRQDPDVILVGEIRDFETAEIAIQAALTGHLVFSTLHTNDAPSAITRLIDMGIEAFLLSSSVRAIVAQRLVRVLCPHCKQAYTPSTEELHEVGLLDAIPAGTPHQAVGCPACLGTGYKGRMAIYEIMLMSETLRDLVIRSSDANAIRQAALADGMISMRQDGIRKIFAGITTFSEVLRATMV; from the coding sequence ATGACACTGTGGAATGAGCTGAAAGAACGCCTTCCTCTTGGACGAACAACTCGTACTCCAAGCACGTCGATTCTCGCGGAGCCACTGTCCTTACCCGATATCGAGATGCATATTCTTGATGCAGCTGGCTTCAATGCCGCCGATAAAGGGCAGGCATTGACTGCTGGCCGTGATACGACCGATGACGCAAACCATCTCTTTGTCCGGCATAAAAAACTTGATGAGGCCCTGATTCAACAGAGCCTGGCCGAAGCACTCCAGCTAGAAATTGTCAACGTCATCGAAGATGAAGCCATCGATCAAGAACTCGTCTTAGGAATTCCTCTGGTATTCTTGCGCCAGATGCACATTTTTCCATTTCGGCGTGGCTCTGCGGTCTTGGCAGCCATGGCCGATCCGCTTCACGTCGAAGCACTCGACGATGTACGGCGATTGCTTGAAATGCCCTCCATCGCTCCTGTCATAACACCAAGCGAAGAAATTCTATCAGCCATTGAACGCGCCCACGGTCAAGACAGCGGGACGACTGACGACCTTGTCGACGATTTTGAAGACGACCTCGCCGCCAATATCGAAGACGCGACGAACGAAGATCTGCTTGATGAATCGTCAAGCGCACCCGTTATTCGTCTCGTCAACCAAATTTTGGCGCAGGCCGTAAAAAGTCTGGCCAGCGATATTCATATTGAACCCTATAAAAGCGACCTCAAAATTCGCTTCCGTCTCGATGGGGTGCTGTACAATATGCACACCCTTCCCAAGCGCCTCCATGCGGCTGTGGTGTCGCGACTCAAAATCATGTCGCGACTCAACATTGCGGAAAAAAGGCTCCCTCAAGATGGCCGTATTGAAGTCCGCCTCGGCAACCGCCTTATCGACCTTCGAGTTTCCATCTTCCCTACGGCCGAAGGCGAACGCATTGTCATGCGCTTGTTGGAAAAAAACTCACGCGTTTTAAGCCTGGAAGAACTCGGGCTGGGTCCAGATCATTTCGCCCAAATCAGACGCCTCGTCACCCTCCCGAATGGTGTCATTCTTGTCACTGGCCCGACAGGAAGCGGAAAAACCACCACCCTTTATGCAGCGCTCTCGTCCATCAATTCTCCGGATAAAAATATCCTGACGATTGAAGACCCCGTTGAATACAAGCTGGAAGGTGTCGGCCAAATGCAGGTGAATGACAAAATAGACCTGACATTTGCCAAAGGCTTGCGCTCCATGGTGCGTCAAGACCCGGATGTTATTCTGGTTGGTGAAATCCGTGACTTCGAAACAGCAGAAATCGCCATTCAGGCCGCACTGACCGGTCACTTGGTGTTTTCGACGTTACACACAAACGATGCTCCAAGCGCCATCACGCGACTTATCGACATGGGAATTGAAGCGTTTCTCTTGTCCTCGTCGGTCCGGGCCATTGTGGCTCAACGCCTTGTCCGGGTATTGTGTCCCCATTGCAAACAAGCCTATACTCCCTCCACAGAAGAACTCCACGAAGTCGGCCTTCTCGATGCAATACCAGCGGGGACACCGCATCAGGCGGTGGGTTGTCCTGCCTGCTTGGGAACCGGATATAAAGGCCGTATGGCGATATATGAAATCATGCTCATGAGCGAAACCCTCCGTGACCTCGTCATCCGCTCTTCGGACGCCAATGCGATACGCCAAGCCGCCCTCGCCGACGGCATGATCAGTATGCGCCAGGACGGTATTCGAAAAATCTTTGCCGGCATTACCACCTTTAGCGAGGTACTCCGCGCGACCATGGTCTGA
- the gspF gene encoding type II secretion system inner membrane protein GspF, producing the protein MPVFEYTAIDAAGRTKKGMLTADGLNAARRKLRAQHLFPTTLVPSSVSEETIEKKKTRRTPRLPKFFRKVGRSELAGATRQIATLLGAGLPLDKTLDILLEQTKTPGLYSVFAQVMERIKEGKSLAAALAEHPSVFSSTYVTMISASESSGTLELVMDRLADFMEAQLELERKIKATLAYPVLMLLVGTAVVFLLMIYVIPRVTRIFAGLNHALPTPTVILITISDFVGAYWPWIIGGIVATWITLNLLSKTKAGRVVRDRLLLRLPITGTIVRNMAAARFCKTLGTIHGHGVPLLEALGIVSKVVGNSLLEQAIDIVGRDVSEGRGLAGPLAQSRIFPPIVIQMISAGEQSGRLDEMLLKVADLLEREATTRLTVVSSLFEPIMILVLGLVVGFMVLAVLLPIFEMSSLIG; encoded by the coding sequence ATGCCCGTTTTCGAATACACCGCCATCGATGCGGCCGGCCGCACAAAGAAAGGCATGCTCACGGCCGATGGTCTGAATGCAGCTCGACGTAAACTCCGTGCTCAACATCTGTTTCCGACAACACTTGTCCCATCCTCTGTTTCGGAAGAAACCATTGAGAAAAAAAAGACTCGCCGTACTCCTCGTCTTCCCAAATTCTTTCGGAAAGTCGGCCGTTCAGAACTCGCTGGAGCAACGAGACAAATTGCCACCCTGCTGGGGGCTGGGCTTCCCCTGGATAAAACCCTGGACATTCTGCTCGAACAAACCAAAACACCAGGGCTTTATTCGGTTTTTGCTCAGGTTATGGAACGCATCAAAGAAGGCAAAAGTCTGGCCGCGGCTTTGGCCGAACATCCGTCGGTCTTTTCTTCGACCTATGTCACCATGATCAGTGCGTCGGAATCATCAGGAACGCTTGAGCTTGTCATGGATCGACTCGCCGATTTCATGGAAGCGCAGCTCGAACTGGAACGCAAAATCAAAGCAACCTTGGCCTACCCGGTCTTGATGCTTCTCGTCGGGACAGCCGTCGTGTTTTTGCTCATGATCTATGTCATCCCCCGAGTCACACGTATTTTTGCCGGTTTGAACCATGCATTGCCAACACCGACCGTCATTCTTATTACCATAAGTGATTTCGTGGGAGCGTACTGGCCCTGGATTATCGGCGGCATTGTGGCAACCTGGATTACCCTCAATCTGTTGTCCAAGACGAAGGCCGGTCGTGTCGTCCGAGACCGGCTACTCCTTCGTTTGCCGATAACGGGAACTATCGTGCGCAATATGGCAGCAGCCCGCTTCTGCAAAACATTGGGTACCATTCATGGACACGGCGTTCCGCTTCTGGAAGCGCTGGGAATTGTCTCGAAAGTTGTTGGCAATAGTCTGCTCGAACAGGCAATCGATATTGTTGGACGTGATGTGAGCGAGGGACGTGGCCTTGCCGGCCCGCTGGCACAATCCCGTATTTTCCCTCCCATTGTCATACAGATGATTTCCGCAGGAGAACAAAGCGGACGCCTTGATGAAATGCTGCTCAAAGTGGCCGATCTCCTTGAACGCGAGGCAACAACCCGGCTCACGGTTGTCAGTTCCCTTTTTGAACCGATCATGATTCTGGTCCTTGGCCTTGTCGTGGGATTTATGGTGTTGGCCGTGCTCTTGCCCATTTTCGAGATGAGTAGCCTCATCGGCTGA
- the gspG gene encoding type II secretion system major pseudopilin GspG, with amino-acid sequence MPQDHRKTRQAGFTLIELMVVIVILGVLAGLVLPRIMDQPDKARAVKAKMQMESLAMALNQYKLDNGVYPTTEQGLNALVQKPTIGRIPRNYPNNGYLQTMPKDPWNYDYVYLSPAENGDFEIISLGADNQEGGEDADADIRSTDLN; translated from the coding sequence ATGCCCCAAGACCACAGAAAAACACGGCAAGCAGGCTTCACACTCATCGAACTCATGGTCGTCATTGTTATTCTCGGTGTCCTTGCCGGTCTTGTTCTTCCCCGTATTATGGATCAGCCGGACAAAGCCCGCGCCGTCAAAGCCAAAATGCAAATGGAAAGTTTGGCCATGGCCTTGAACCAATACAAGCTCGACAACGGCGTGTATCCCACCACTGAACAAGGCTTGAATGCGTTGGTGCAAAAACCGACAATTGGTCGCATTCCGCGCAACTACCCGAACAATGGATATCTTCAGACCATGCCCAAAGACCCGTGGAACTATGATTATGTGTATCTCTCGCCGGCCGAAAACGGCGATTTTGAAATTATCTCACTGGGTGCTGATAACCAGGAAGGTGGTGAGGATGCGGATGCCGATATCCGCAGTACCGACCTCAACTAA
- a CDS encoding pilus assembly FimT family protein yields the protein MPISAVPTSTKPHGGFTLAELIIVMVIIGLGVALAVPRLSPLLFREHANSALRVLTGALAQARSRALLTGTPKAVVVQLDTGRFRLDEHIEPTTSDDAARQDWSRAHKEVEDDTPPWRDLPGSLRLRVVFGPTTPPVEEGEIWLRVDADGMFEPATLIFSDDDGNVLPTRLNPGTGRLDPLDDPDEVEEELTRYELLHSLPQYTARPWAEPKDPAPDYERYIP from the coding sequence ATGCCGATATCCGCAGTACCGACCTCAACTAAACCGCACGGCGGCTTCACCCTGGCCGAACTGATTATTGTGATGGTCATTATCGGGCTTGGGGTTGCCTTGGCTGTGCCGAGACTCTCGCCTCTGCTCTTTCGTGAGCATGCAAATTCGGCATTGCGGGTTTTGACAGGAGCACTGGCTCAAGCTCGTTCGCGTGCTCTACTCACGGGAACCCCGAAAGCCGTCGTTGTCCAACTCGATACAGGACGTTTCCGTCTGGATGAACATATTGAGCCAACAACATCGGACGACGCAGCTCGTCAAGACTGGTCACGGGCACACAAAGAAGTCGAAGACGATACACCCCCATGGCGTGATCTTCCTGGAAGCTTACGCTTACGTGTCGTCTTCGGGCCGACAACCCCTCCCGTCGAAGAAGGGGAAATCTGGCTTCGTGTCGATGCCGACGGCATGTTCGAACCGGCGACCCTCATTTTCAGTGATGACGACGGCAACGTGCTGCCGACCCGGCTCAATCCGGGAACAGGCCGACTCGATCCCCTCGACGACCCGGACGAAGTGGAAGAGGAGCTGACACGATATGAGCTCCTGCATAGCTTGCCGCAGTACACGGCACGACCATGGGCCGAACCCAAAGACCCTGCCCCCGACTATGAACGCTATATCCCGTAA
- a CDS encoding prepilin-type N-terminal cleavage/methylation domain-containing protein, which yields MNAISRNSVSGFTLLETLIAVAVLAIAFVTIVGSLDNMQRSLGRTRDRSQTIELAQRKMLEVAEKGPSSIRETKGRFNDDDLPGATFVIDIKDTTDVDIKRVTVTIDVKNQPNAHVELTRLFLKKSSPKALSIQ from the coding sequence ATGAACGCTATATCCCGTAATTCAGTCAGCGGATTTACTCTGCTCGAAACGCTGATTGCAGTTGCTGTTCTGGCAATAGCGTTTGTCACGATTGTGGGCAGTTTGGACAATATGCAACGCAGTCTCGGACGAACGCGTGACCGCAGCCAAACGATAGAATTGGCTCAACGCAAAATGCTCGAGGTTGCCGAAAAAGGCCCAAGTTCCATTCGTGAGACAAAAGGCCGTTTTAACGATGACGATCTCCCCGGCGCCACCTTTGTCATCGACATCAAAGACACCACCGACGTCGACATCAAACGCGTCACGGTGACCATAGATGTCAAAAACCAACCCAATGCCCATGTTGAACTGACGCGCCTCTTCTTAAAAAAATCTTCGCCCAAAGCACTTTCTATACAATAG
- a CDS encoding ATP-binding cassette domain-containing protein: MLSWNNVSHRYDSTTILAHVDLCLEAGEILTLAGRSGCGKTTLLSMAAGLLRPESGNVVSDFTRTACVFQEPRLLPWRRAIDNITFGLKAAGVTRNKRNAIARELARTMGLAPCDLTKYPHELSGGMRQRVSLARAIAVKPDLLLLDEPFSALDVGLRRELQDLVLAHIAERGMGAVFVTHDLAEAVRVSHHLVVLAPSPGRIVYSRRIKHAFHDRDGTFISHTVAQVLAEPRVAEAFGTSDTPSSKQSLPEISRTTTISSHEVRMVDFKPARLPETRLVTDMAGRKMLVKTQIDRVFGYNPMVTALVFALAPEKIAGLGMLPMPPERMLADERYLSLPVLGVMGAEFGGGKTTFDTKAIRERQVDLVLSLSLSVVDTLEAQTADRLQSELNIPVLVYDGSLERSATVLRRVGSLLGVSDRGNILADYFEEKWDQIQTTLARIPRSERRTVYYAQSPTGLLTEPRSSRHGEILECAGGINIAEVYEQRGCGRTPMAADDLLRANPDVIIVISDEGKSPGRLITRMSTDPYWSCMKAVRSGAVYEPPAAMYNWFDRPPSVNRLIGLIWLTKLLYPDWFDWDMIKETRNFYKLFYRMELGSKQVESLVGSNLAIV, translated from the coding sequence ATGTTGTCTTGGAATAATGTTTCGCATCGCTATGATAGCACAACGATTCTCGCCCATGTAGATTTATGCCTTGAGGCCGGAGAAATTTTGACACTCGCCGGCCGGTCCGGTTGTGGCAAAACCACGTTGCTTTCCATGGCCGCTGGTTTATTGCGTCCGGAGAGCGGCAACGTCGTCAGTGATTTTACACGGACAGCCTGTGTGTTCCAGGAACCACGGCTCTTACCTTGGCGTCGAGCCATAGACAATATTACATTTGGCCTCAAAGCGGCGGGTGTTACACGGAATAAGCGAAATGCCATCGCGCGGGAACTCGCCCGGACAATGGGCCTCGCTCCCTGCGATTTGACAAAGTATCCGCATGAATTGAGTGGCGGAATGCGGCAGCGTGTTTCTTTGGCTCGCGCCATTGCCGTGAAACCCGATTTGTTGCTTTTAGACGAACCGTTTTCCGCTTTGGATGTGGGATTGCGCCGGGAACTGCAGGATCTTGTCCTCGCTCACATTGCGGAGCGTGGCATGGGTGCCGTGTTTGTTACACACGATTTGGCAGAAGCGGTGCGTGTAAGCCATCATCTTGTTGTGCTTGCGCCGTCGCCGGGGCGTATTGTTTATTCTCGGCGGATTAAGCACGCGTTTCACGATCGTGACGGCACGTTTATTTCTCACACGGTGGCTCAAGTCTTGGCCGAGCCTCGTGTTGCCGAAGCTTTTGGCACATCCGATACCCCATCTTCAAAACAGTCTCTCCCAGAGATTTCCCGAACAACAACCATTTCATCCCATGAGGTACGTATGGTGGACTTCAAGCCGGCGCGACTACCTGAAACACGGCTTGTCACTGATATGGCTGGTCGAAAAATGTTGGTCAAAACTCAAATCGATCGAGTCTTTGGCTACAATCCCATGGTGACAGCGCTTGTTTTTGCCTTGGCTCCGGAGAAGATTGCCGGGCTCGGTATGCTACCTATGCCGCCGGAACGGATGCTGGCCGATGAACGTTACTTGAGTCTTCCTGTACTTGGCGTTATGGGGGCGGAATTCGGCGGGGGAAAAACGACTTTTGATACCAAGGCCATTCGGGAGCGGCAGGTGGATCTTGTTCTGTCGTTGAGCCTGTCGGTTGTTGATACGCTGGAAGCGCAAACTGCCGACCGCCTGCAGAGTGAGTTGAACATTCCCGTGTTGGTTTATGATGGTAGTCTGGAGCGGAGTGCGACGGTACTGCGCCGCGTCGGCTCGCTGCTTGGCGTGTCCGATAGAGGAAATATCCTGGCAGACTATTTTGAAGAAAAATGGGACCAGATACAAACAACACTAGCACGAATTCCCCGCAGTGAACGCCGTACGGTCTATTATGCTCAATCGCCGACTGGGTTGTTGACTGAGCCACGTTCGTCCCGCCACGGGGAAATTCTTGAATGTGCCGGTGGGATAAATATTGCCGAAGTTTATGAACAACGTGGATGTGGCCGTACTCCAATGGCGGCGGATGATCTGTTACGCGCCAATCCCGATGTCATCATTGTTATTTCCGATGAGGGCAAATCGCCGGGACGCCTTATTACCCGTATGTCGACCGATCCATACTGGTCCTGCATGAAGGCGGTACGTTCGGGCGCCGTCTATGAGCCTCCAGCCGCTATGTACAACTGGTTTGATCGACCGCCCTCCGTCAATCGTCTTATTGGTTTGATTTGGCTGACCAAATTGCTGTATCCCGACTGGTTCGACTGGGATATGATCAAAGAGACACGGAATTTCTATAAATTGTTTTACCGCATGGAACTTGGTTCCAAGCAGGTGGAATCGTTGGTGGGATCGAATCTGGCTATTGTATAG
- a CDS encoding ABC transporter permease, whose amino-acid sequence MTALWRLAMEGVVLPAAARTAGRALGGFLIAGVVGSGLGVLAGLCPWLARALGPVVTMLLGVPPIAWIVLALLWFGTGALTPVFTVVVTTLPITFAVAVEGARTRDTGLEAMARSFNTPSTMLLWDVHLPHILSYLFPGWVTALGLAWKVAVMAELLASTDGIGANMAMARVNLDTADAMAWIVVVVGMLLFVEYGMLEPLQRRMEPWRNRSRLSV is encoded by the coding sequence ATGACCGCATTATGGCGGCTTGCCATGGAAGGTGTTGTCTTGCCGGCAGCCGCACGCACGGCAGGCCGCGCTCTTGGAGGGTTTCTTATTGCCGGTGTCGTTGGGAGCGGACTTGGTGTGTTGGCCGGTTTGTGCCCCTGGCTGGCTCGTGCGCTAGGGCCGGTGGTGACCATGCTGCTTGGTGTGCCGCCCATCGCATGGATTGTGCTGGCGTTATTGTGGTTTGGAACGGGTGCATTGACACCGGTTTTTACTGTTGTGGTGACAACCCTGCCGATTACATTTGCCGTTGCTGTCGAAGGTGCCCGGACGCGTGATACCGGCCTTGAAGCCATGGCACGCAGCTTCAACACGCCGTCGACCATGTTACTCTGGGATGTCCATTTGCCCCATATTCTCTCCTATTTGTTCCCCGGCTGGGTCACGGCATTGGGCTTAGCCTGGAAGGTGGCTGTCATGGCCGAATTGCTTGCATCCACGGATGGAATTGGTGCCAACATGGCTATGGCGCGTGTGAATCTCGACACGGCCGACGCGATGGCGTGGATTGTTGTCGTTGTCGGTATGCTCTTGTTTGTCGAATATGGAATGCTCGAACCGCTGCAACGCCGTATGGAACCGTGGCGGAATCGTTCCAGGCTTTCTGTCTGA
- a CDS encoding ABC transporter substrate-binding protein, whose protein sequence is MISRRRFLALSAGTALLPLFPSFVGCLHAAEMPSKLAVAGPPAPLTMPLARLGKQPGVTELVPTIDVKQWRNPDIMRTWIVSGEVSVVATPANAAAILYNKNVPVRLLDVNNGGILSVLSTDTAVTSFKSLKGKTIVVFYRGDIPDVITRYLLQKEGLNPDTDVTFSYVDSPFEALQMFLSKRADTVLLPEPAATAALMKGKSQGLAINQIVLQEIWERVTGRSSYIPLGATICQAALANDHPQLIQAITTAIGANVSWINAHPAEAAKEFAELFSLKAPVLQKSLERFPIRRTPAVEARKDLEFYYSALMEMSPKLVGGKLPDSAFYLG, encoded by the coding sequence ATGATCAGTCGCAGACGTTTTCTTGCCTTGAGTGCGGGGACCGCACTGTTGCCCTTGTTTCCCTCGTTTGTCGGGTGCTTACACGCGGCCGAAATGCCGTCGAAACTTGCTGTCGCCGGTCCTCCGGCACCGTTGACTATGCCCTTGGCACGTCTTGGGAAACAGCCCGGTGTGACGGAACTCGTCCCGACCATCGACGTCAAGCAATGGCGCAATCCCGATATCATGCGGACCTGGATTGTTTCCGGTGAAGTCAGCGTGGTCGCGACACCGGCGAATGCGGCTGCAATTTTGTACAATAAAAACGTACCGGTTCGGCTGCTCGACGTGAACAATGGCGGAATCTTGAGTGTGCTCAGTACTGATACCGCGGTAACATCGTTCAAGAGCCTCAAGGGAAAGACCATTGTCGTGTTTTACCGGGGAGATATTCCCGATGTGATTACCCGCTATCTGTTGCAGAAAGAAGGTTTGAACCCAGATACGGATGTGACGTTTTCTTATGTGGATTCGCCCTTTGAAGCCTTACAGATGTTTTTATCCAAACGGGCCGACACGGTGTTGCTTCCCGAACCGGCAGCCACCGCAGCGCTCATGAAAGGCAAATCGCAAGGCTTGGCGATCAATCAAATCGTGTTGCAGGAGATCTGGGAGCGCGTGACCGGTCGGTCCTCGTATATCCCTCTTGGGGCAACCATTTGCCAAGCAGCGCTCGCAAACGATCATCCCCAGTTGATCCAGGCGATCACGACAGCCATTGGAGCCAATGTATCGTGGATCAACGCACACCCGGCCGAAGCTGCCAAAGAATTTGCCGAGTTGTTTTCGCTCAAGGCACCAGTGCTGCAAAAATCCTTGGAACGCTTCCCCATTCGCCGCACTCCGGCTGTGGAAGCGAGAAAAGATCTTGAATTTTATTATTCGGCGCTGATGGAAATGTCTCCGAAACTGGTTGGCGGTAAATTGCCGGATAGCGCGTTCTATCTCGGCTAA
- a CDS encoding MFS transporter, whose amino-acid sequence MSRTASHTRFFGLFVFGLGAFFYCYEYFLRIGPSVMSEQLMKAFAIDATSFGGLTAFYLYAYTPLQLVVGMVVDRFKLRHVLPLAILFCAGGSLVIASADQLEQAAIGRFLQGTGSAFAFVAMIKLVALWLPKERFAFFIGLGSTLGFLGAAFGEAALGEVVNSLGWRHVLIIFSGMGGVLLLAFIAALYSPAGKKPTGGEGHHVGCVSDCLRQLRDVATHPRVWGAGAISFLMFLPTSVLAELWGVPFFQKLNNYPLSKAAILDSMIFIGWAIGSPLAGHISDRLQRRARVITVGSALACGLILIALYVPGISFPVLSAMLIAFGMFSATQSLTFVIASDVSVKSAVGTAVAFINMLAMLGGMIFQRGVGMLLDAGWQGETVNGVRVYTVQDYQRALVVIPICLALACLISILIRDTTHHRRESATNPQVRPVV is encoded by the coding sequence ATGTCCCGCACAGCCTCCCACACGCGTTTCTTCGGTCTGTTTGTTTTTGGTTTAGGGGCGTTCTTTTATTGTTACGAGTACTTTCTCCGCATCGGGCCAAGCGTCATGAGCGAACAACTCATGAAGGCTTTTGCTATCGATGCCACGAGTTTTGGTGGGCTGACCGCTTTTTATCTCTATGCCTACACTCCTTTACAGCTCGTTGTCGGTATGGTTGTCGACCGGTTTAAACTTCGTCATGTGTTGCCACTGGCGATTTTGTTCTGTGCTGGTGGATCATTGGTCATTGCTTCGGCCGACCAGCTTGAGCAAGCCGCAATTGGCCGTTTTTTGCAAGGTACGGGATCTGCATTCGCTTTTGTCGCCATGATTAAATTGGTCGCGTTGTGGTTGCCTAAAGAACGATTTGCATTTTTTATCGGTTTAGGTTCCACATTGGGATTTTTGGGCGCGGCATTTGGCGAAGCAGCTCTCGGTGAAGTCGTCAACAGCTTGGGGTGGCGGCATGTGCTTATTATTTTTTCCGGGATGGGGGGCGTTTTACTCCTTGCATTCATCGCGGCATTGTACTCGCCTGCCGGGAAAAAGCCTACCGGTGGAGAAGGGCATCATGTCGGCTGCGTGTCCGACTGTCTCAGGCAATTGCGAGACGTTGCCACGCATCCACGGGTATGGGGTGCCGGCGCCATCAGCTTTCTCATGTTCTTGCCCACCAGTGTGTTGGCCGAACTTTGGGGTGTACCGTTTTTTCAAAAGTTGAACAATTATCCCCTCTCAAAGGCTGCGATTCTCGACTCTATGATCTTTATCGGTTGGGCAATCGGTTCACCATTAGCCGGCCATATTTCCGACCGACTTCAACGTCGGGCCAGAGTCATTACTGTCGGGAGTGCCTTGGCATGTGGACTTATTCTCATTGCTTTGTATGTTCCCGGTATTTCATTTCCTGTTCTGAGTGCGATGCTTATCGCGTTCGGTATGTTTTCAGCCACGCAGAGTTTGACCTTTGTCATTGCAAGCGATGTTTCTGTCAAGAGTGCCGTAGGAACCGCTGTCGCATTCATTAATATGCTGGCTATGCTTGGCGGGATGATTTTTCAACGTGGTGTAGGCATGCTGCTTGATGCCGGATGGCAGGGAGAAACCGTGAACGGTGTGCGTGTGTATACGGTTCAGGATTACCAACGTGCCTTAGTCGTGATTCCCATCTGTTTGGCGTTAGCTTGTCTGATTTCCATACTTATCCGAGATACGACACATCACAGGAGGGAGTCTGCAACGAATCCCCAAGTACGTCCTGTGGTTTGA
- a CDS encoding NADH:flavin oxidoreductase has product MKIFDPISLAGLSQSNRLWRSATNEKMADDDGRPNEAYIHLYEKLAQGGVGLIVTGCATVMSEEQPSPNMLAVDRDDLIPDLTRFTTRVHAAGGKICAQIMAGGPQTIYQQDSRIAYGPSAVAHPLYGTIPKEMTHDDIAMFVDAFGQAARRVQEAGFDAVQIHGAHGYLVSCFLTPFFNRRTDAYGGSIENRGRFLLEILDAIRSTVGSDFPVFVKMHGSDHRPSQGFTLEDALVIAQALESHGLDAVEISGGYMSADWATSPMRPQIIRQEKQSYFAKDAAAIAEVVSIPVISTGGHRSPEVLNALLHTTRIAGFGMSRTLLSEPDLPHKWRHGYTGLPRCVSCNKCFGEDVNMCILDREKEPLQK; this is encoded by the coding sequence ATGAAAATTTTCGACCCCATATCTCTTGCCGGGCTGTCGCAGTCCAACCGTCTGTGGCGCTCGGCAACGAACGAGAAAATGGCCGACGATGATGGACGACCCAATGAAGCGTATATCCACCTGTATGAAAAATTGGCACAAGGGGGCGTCGGACTCATCGTGACAGGGTGTGCAACGGTCATGTCCGAGGAGCAACCCAGCCCCAATATGCTTGCAGTCGATCGTGACGATCTTATTCCCGATTTGACGCGCTTCACGACACGCGTCCATGCAGCCGGAGGAAAAATTTGCGCCCAGATCATGGCCGGCGGCCCACAAACAATTTACCAGCAGGATAGCCGTATCGCCTATGGCCCTTCAGCCGTAGCGCATCCTCTCTACGGCACGATACCGAAAGAGATGACGCACGACGACATTGCCATGTTTGTCGATGCCTTTGGCCAAGCAGCCAGGCGAGTTCAGGAAGCCGGATTCGATGCCGTCCAAATCCATGGCGCACATGGCTATCTTGTGAGTTGCTTCCTGACTCCCTTCTTCAATCGGCGCACCGATGCATACGGCGGCTCCATCGAAAATCGCGGACGTTTCCTCCTCGAAATATTGGATGCTATTCGATCAACAGTCGGGTCTGACTTTCCAGTATTCGTCAAAATGCATGGGAGTGATCATCGTCCGAGCCAAGGGTTCACGCTCGAAGACGCTCTTGTCATAGCCCAAGCTCTGGAGTCACATGGACTTGATGCAGTGGAAATCAGTGGTGGATATATGTCGGCCGACTGGGCAACCTCGCCTATGCGCCCACAAATTATTCGTCAGGAAAAGCAATCGTATTTTGCAAAAGATGCCGCCGCAATAGCCGAAGTTGTGTCTATCCCGGTTATTTCCACCGGAGGGCATCGCTCCCCCGAGGTGCTCAATGCACTCCTCCATACAACCCGGATAGCCGGGTTCGGCATGTCGCGAACACTCCTCAGCGAACCAGACCTCCCCCACAAATGGCGCCATGGATATACCGGGCTGCCCCGTTGCGTTTCATGCAACAAGTGTTTCGGTGAAGATGTCAATATGTGTATCCTGGATCGAGAAAAAGAACCTCTTCAAAAATAG